The following are encoded together in the Echeneis naucrates chromosome 9, fEcheNa1.1, whole genome shotgun sequence genome:
- the LOC115048351 gene encoding transducin-like enhancer protein 4 isoform X2 codes for MIRDLSKMYPPARHPVPHQPGQPFKFTVTESCDRIKEEFQFLQAQYHSLKLECEKLASEKTEMQRHYVMYYEMSYGLNIEMHKQAEIVKRLNAICAQVIPFLSQEHQQQVVQAVERAKQVTMAELNAIIGQQQLQAQHLSHGHAIPVPLTPHPAGLQPPLPPGAGTTSLLTLSTALSHQLPLKDERKHHDNNSDHPRGKTCSSSSVSPSASFRTGEKHRSSSDYSSDSKKQKTDDKELASTRYESDGEKSDDNLVVDVSNEDPVSPRGSPAHSPRENGLDKSRILKKDAPLSPSSIASSSSTPSSKSKEINLNEKSTTPVSKSSTPTSRSDAPTPSSTSTPGLRSAPGKVTAVETLAPGLRTPLAVPCSYPGPFGMVPHPGMNGELSGAGAAYTGLHNISPQMSAVAAAAVAAYGRTQVVLERTLHSFIPHFHSVGFDPHHHIRVPGLPPNLSGIPGGKPAYSFHVSADGQMQPVPFPPDALIGPGIPRHARQINTLSHGEVVCAVTISNPTRHVYTGGKGCVKVWDISHPGNKTPVSQLDCLNRDNYIRSCRLLPDGRTLIVGGEASTLSIWDLATPTPRIKAELTSSAPACYALAISPDSKVCFSCCSDGNIAVWDLHNQTLVRQFQGHTDGASCIDISNDGTKLWTGGLDNTVRSWDLREGRQLQQHDFTSQIFSLGYCPTGEWLAVGMENSNVEVLHVTKPDKYQLHLHESCVLSLRFAHCGKWFVSTGKDNLLNAWRTPYGASIFQSKESSSVLSCDISIDDKYIVTGSGDKKATVYEVIY; via the exons ATGATTCGAGATCTGAGCAAGATGTACCCCCCGGCGCGGCATCCG GTCCCCCACCAGCCGGGGCAGCCGTTCAAGTTCACTGTCACTGAGTCCTGCGACCGGATCAAGGAGGAGTTCCAGTTCCTCCAGGCTCAGTACCACAG TCTGAAATTGGAGTGTGAGAAACTGGCCAGTGAGAAAACCGAGATGCAGAGACACTATGTCATG TACTACGAAATGTCATACGGACTCAACATTGAGATGCACAAGCAG GCGGAGATCGTCAAGCGGCTGAACGCGATCTGCGCCCAAGTCATCCCGTTCCTCTCTCAGGAG caccagcagcaggtgGTGCAGGCGGTGGAGAGGGCCAAGCAGGTCACCATGGCTGAACTCAATGCCATCATAGGA cagcagcagcttcaggctCAGCACCTCTCTCACGGCCACGCCATCCCCGTCCCGCTCACACCTCACCCGGCTGGTCTccagccccccctcccacccGGGGCTGGAACTACTAGCCTGCTGACGCTCTCCACTGCCCTGAGTCACCAGCTGCCGCTCAAAGACGAGAGGAAACACCATGACAACAACAGCGACCACCCAAGAGGTaagacctgctct AGTTCATCTGTTTCTCCCTCGGCCAGTTTCCGGACAGGAGAGAAGCACCGAAGTTCAAGCGATTACTCTTCCGACAGCAAAAAACAGAAGACGGATGATAAGGAGTTGGCCTCCACACGCTAC GAAAGTGATGGAGAAAAGAGTGATGACAACTTGGTGGTGGATGTCTCAAATGAg GATCCGGTGTCTCCTCGAGGAAGTCCTGCCCACTCTCCTCGGGAGAATGGATTGGACAAAAGTCGCATATTGAAGAAGGATGCTCCTCTGAGTCCTTCCTCCAtcgcctcctccagcagcacacCTTCATCCAAGTCCAAAGAGATTAATTTG AATGAGAAGTCCACAACACCTGTGTCCAAGTCTAGCACCCCAACATCCCGCTCTGATGCCCCAACACCCAGCAGCACCTCCACTCCGGGCCTGAGGTCTGCCCCCGGTAAAGTAACTGCTGTCGAGACGCTTG CTCCTGGTCTTCGGACACCTCTGGCAGTGCCCTGCTCTTACCCCGGACCGTTTGGTATGGTCCCTCACCCGGGTATGAACGGAGAGCTGAGTGGAGCGGGAGCTGCCTACACCGGCCTGCACAACATCTCACCACAAATGAGCGCCGTGGCTGCTGCTGCGGTGGCAGCTTATGGCCGCACACAAGTGGTACTTGAGCGcacacttcattcattcattccacaCTTTCATTCT GTGGGATTTGATCCCCATCACCACATACGTGTCCCTGGGCTTCCTCCCAACCTGTCGGGTATTCCTGGTGGCAAACC AGCTTACTCCTTCCATGTGAGTGCTGATGGACAAATGCAGCCTGTGCCTTTTCCTCCGGATGCGCTGATCGGCCCTGGCATCCCGCGTCATGCACGACAGATCAATACTCTGAGCCACGGGGAGGTGGTGTGTGCTGTCACCATCAGTAACCCAACGCGTCACGTCTACACTGGCGGCAAGGGCTGTGTCAAGGTGTGGGACATCAGTCATCCGGGCAACAAGACCCCTGTATCCCAGCTGGACTGCCTT AACAGAGATAACTACATCCGTTCCTGTCGGCTGCTCCCTGACGGACGGACTCTGATTGTCGGGGGTGAGGCGAGTACTTTGTCCATCTGGGATCTGGCAACACCTACTCCGCGGATAAAAGCAGAACTAACTTCGTCAGCACCTGCCTGCTACGCTCTGGCCATCAGTCCTGACTCAAAGGTCTGcttttcctgctgctctgacGGAAACATAGCTGTCTGGGATCTTCACAACCAGACTCTTGTCAG GCAGTTCCAGGGCCACACTGATGGAGCCAGCTGTATAGACATTTCTAATGATGGCACCAAGCTGTGGACTGGTGGCCTTGATAACACCGTCCGGTCCTGGGACCTTAGAGAGGGACGGCAGCTGCAACAGCATGACTTCACCTCCCAG ATCTTCTCGCTGGGATACTGTCCAACGGGCGAATGGCTGGCAGTAGGGATGGAGAACAGTAATGTGGAGGTCCTGCATGTCACCAAACCTGACAAGTACCAGCTCCACCTGCATGAAAGCTGTGTGCTCTCGCTCAGATTTGCTCACTGTG GAAAATGGTTTGTGAGTACAGGAAAAGACAATCTGCTCAACGCATGGAGAACCCCATACGGAGCCAGCATATTCCAG
- the LOC115048351 gene encoding transducin-like enhancer protein 4 isoform X12, with amino-acid sequence MIRDLSKMYPPARHPVPHQPGQPFKFTVTESCDRIKEEFQFLQAQYHSLKLECEKLASEKTEMQRHYVMYYEMSYGLNIEMHKQAEIVKRLNAICAQVIPFLSQEQQLQAQHLSHGHAIPVPLTPHPAGLQPPLPPGAGTTSLLTLSTALSHQLPLKDERKHHDNNSDHPRDRDSVKSSSVSPSASFRTGEKHRSSSDYSSDSKKQKTDDKELASTRYESDGEKSDDNLVVDVSNEDPVSPRGSPAHSPRENGLDKSRILKKDAPLSPSSIASSSSTPSSKSKEINLNEKSTTPVSKSSTPTSRSDAPTPSSTSTPGLRSAPGKVTAVETLAPGLRTPLAVPCSYPGPFGMVPHPGMNGELSGAGAAYTGLHNISPQMSAVAAAAVAAYGRTQVVGFDPHHHIRVPGLPPNLSGIPGGKPAYSFHVSADGQMQPVPFPPDALIGPGIPRHARQINTLSHGEVVCAVTISNPTRHVYTGGKGCVKVWDISHPGNKTPVSQLDCLNRDNYIRSCRLLPDGRTLIVGGEASTLSIWDLATPTPRIKAELTSSAPACYALAISPDSKVCFSCCSDGNIAVWDLHNQTLVRQFQGHTDGASCIDISNDGTKLWTGGLDNTVRSWDLREGRQLQQHDFTSQIFSLGYCPTGEWLAVGMENSNVEVLHVTKPDKYQLHLHESCVLSLRFAHCGKWFVSTGKDNLLNAWRTPYGASIFQSKESSSVLSCDISIDDKYIVTGSGDKKATVYEVIY; translated from the exons ATGATTCGAGATCTGAGCAAGATGTACCCCCCGGCGCGGCATCCG GTCCCCCACCAGCCGGGGCAGCCGTTCAAGTTCACTGTCACTGAGTCCTGCGACCGGATCAAGGAGGAGTTCCAGTTCCTCCAGGCTCAGTACCACAG TCTGAAATTGGAGTGTGAGAAACTGGCCAGTGAGAAAACCGAGATGCAGAGACACTATGTCATG TACTACGAAATGTCATACGGACTCAACATTGAGATGCACAAGCAG GCGGAGATCGTCAAGCGGCTGAACGCGATCTGCGCCCAAGTCATCCCGTTCCTCTCTCAGGAG cagcagcttcaggctCAGCACCTCTCTCACGGCCACGCCATCCCCGTCCCGCTCACACCTCACCCGGCTGGTCTccagccccccctcccacccGGGGCTGGAACTACTAGCCTGCTGACGCTCTCCACTGCCCTGAGTCACCAGCTGCCGCTCAAAGACGAGAGGAAACACCATGACAACAACAGCGACCACCCAAGAG ACAGAGACTCAGTGAAG AGTTCATCTGTTTCTCCCTCGGCCAGTTTCCGGACAGGAGAGAAGCACCGAAGTTCAAGCGATTACTCTTCCGACAGCAAAAAACAGAAGACGGATGATAAGGAGTTGGCCTCCACACGCTAC GAAAGTGATGGAGAAAAGAGTGATGACAACTTGGTGGTGGATGTCTCAAATGAg GATCCGGTGTCTCCTCGAGGAAGTCCTGCCCACTCTCCTCGGGAGAATGGATTGGACAAAAGTCGCATATTGAAGAAGGATGCTCCTCTGAGTCCTTCCTCCAtcgcctcctccagcagcacacCTTCATCCAAGTCCAAAGAGATTAATTTG AATGAGAAGTCCACAACACCTGTGTCCAAGTCTAGCACCCCAACATCCCGCTCTGATGCCCCAACACCCAGCAGCACCTCCACTCCGGGCCTGAGGTCTGCCCCCGGTAAAGTAACTGCTGTCGAGACGCTTG CTCCTGGTCTTCGGACACCTCTGGCAGTGCCCTGCTCTTACCCCGGACCGTTTGGTATGGTCCCTCACCCGGGTATGAACGGAGAGCTGAGTGGAGCGGGAGCTGCCTACACCGGCCTGCACAACATCTCACCACAAATGAGCGCCGTGGCTGCTGCTGCGGTGGCAGCTTATGGCCGCACACAAGTG GTGGGATTTGATCCCCATCACCACATACGTGTCCCTGGGCTTCCTCCCAACCTGTCGGGTATTCCTGGTGGCAAACC AGCTTACTCCTTCCATGTGAGTGCTGATGGACAAATGCAGCCTGTGCCTTTTCCTCCGGATGCGCTGATCGGCCCTGGCATCCCGCGTCATGCACGACAGATCAATACTCTGAGCCACGGGGAGGTGGTGTGTGCTGTCACCATCAGTAACCCAACGCGTCACGTCTACACTGGCGGCAAGGGCTGTGTCAAGGTGTGGGACATCAGTCATCCGGGCAACAAGACCCCTGTATCCCAGCTGGACTGCCTT AACAGAGATAACTACATCCGTTCCTGTCGGCTGCTCCCTGACGGACGGACTCTGATTGTCGGGGGTGAGGCGAGTACTTTGTCCATCTGGGATCTGGCAACACCTACTCCGCGGATAAAAGCAGAACTAACTTCGTCAGCACCTGCCTGCTACGCTCTGGCCATCAGTCCTGACTCAAAGGTCTGcttttcctgctgctctgacGGAAACATAGCTGTCTGGGATCTTCACAACCAGACTCTTGTCAG GCAGTTCCAGGGCCACACTGATGGAGCCAGCTGTATAGACATTTCTAATGATGGCACCAAGCTGTGGACTGGTGGCCTTGATAACACCGTCCGGTCCTGGGACCTTAGAGAGGGACGGCAGCTGCAACAGCATGACTTCACCTCCCAG ATCTTCTCGCTGGGATACTGTCCAACGGGCGAATGGCTGGCAGTAGGGATGGAGAACAGTAATGTGGAGGTCCTGCATGTCACCAAACCTGACAAGTACCAGCTCCACCTGCATGAAAGCTGTGTGCTCTCGCTCAGATTTGCTCACTGTG GAAAATGGTTTGTGAGTACAGGAAAAGACAATCTGCTCAACGCATGGAGAACCCCATACGGAGCCAGCATATTCCAG
- the LOC115048351 gene encoding transducin-like enhancer protein 4 isoform X15 gives MIRDLSKMYPPARHPVPHQPGQPFKFTVTESCDRIKEEFQFLQAQYHSLKLECEKLASEKTEMQRHYVMYYEMSYGLNIEMHKQAEIVKRLNAICAQVIPFLSQEQQLQAQHLSHGHAIPVPLTPHPAGLQPPLPPGAGTTSLLTLSTALSHQLPLKDERKHHDNNSDHPRDRDSVKSSSVSPSASFRTGEKHRSSSDYSSDSKKQKTDDKELASTRYNEKSTTPVSKSSTPTSRSDAPTPSSTSTPGLRSAPGKVTAVETLAPGLRTPLAVPCSYPGPFGMVPHPGMNGELSGAGAAYTGLHNISPQMSAVAAAAVAAYGRTQVVGFDPHHHIRVPGLPPNLSGIPGGKPAYSFHVSADGQMQPVPFPPDALIGPGIPRHARQINTLSHGEVVCAVTISNPTRHVYTGGKGCVKVWDISHPGNKTPVSQLDCLNRDNYIRSCRLLPDGRTLIVGGEASTLSIWDLATPTPRIKAELTSSAPACYALAISPDSKVCFSCCSDGNIAVWDLHNQTLVRQFQGHTDGASCIDISNDGTKLWTGGLDNTVRSWDLREGRQLQQHDFTSQIFSLGYCPTGEWLAVGMENSNVEVLHVTKPDKYQLHLHESCVLSLRFAHCGKWFVSTGKDNLLNAWRTPYGASIFQSKESSSVLSCDISIDDKYIVTGSGDKKATVYEVIY, from the exons ATGATTCGAGATCTGAGCAAGATGTACCCCCCGGCGCGGCATCCG GTCCCCCACCAGCCGGGGCAGCCGTTCAAGTTCACTGTCACTGAGTCCTGCGACCGGATCAAGGAGGAGTTCCAGTTCCTCCAGGCTCAGTACCACAG TCTGAAATTGGAGTGTGAGAAACTGGCCAGTGAGAAAACCGAGATGCAGAGACACTATGTCATG TACTACGAAATGTCATACGGACTCAACATTGAGATGCACAAGCAG GCGGAGATCGTCAAGCGGCTGAACGCGATCTGCGCCCAAGTCATCCCGTTCCTCTCTCAGGAG cagcagcttcaggctCAGCACCTCTCTCACGGCCACGCCATCCCCGTCCCGCTCACACCTCACCCGGCTGGTCTccagccccccctcccacccGGGGCTGGAACTACTAGCCTGCTGACGCTCTCCACTGCCCTGAGTCACCAGCTGCCGCTCAAAGACGAGAGGAAACACCATGACAACAACAGCGACCACCCAAGAG ACAGAGACTCAGTGAAG AGTTCATCTGTTTCTCCCTCGGCCAGTTTCCGGACAGGAGAGAAGCACCGAAGTTCAAGCGATTACTCTTCCGACAGCAAAAAACAGAAGACGGATGATAAGGAGTTGGCCTCCACACGCTAC AATGAGAAGTCCACAACACCTGTGTCCAAGTCTAGCACCCCAACATCCCGCTCTGATGCCCCAACACCCAGCAGCACCTCCACTCCGGGCCTGAGGTCTGCCCCCGGTAAAGTAACTGCTGTCGAGACGCTTG CTCCTGGTCTTCGGACACCTCTGGCAGTGCCCTGCTCTTACCCCGGACCGTTTGGTATGGTCCCTCACCCGGGTATGAACGGAGAGCTGAGTGGAGCGGGAGCTGCCTACACCGGCCTGCACAACATCTCACCACAAATGAGCGCCGTGGCTGCTGCTGCGGTGGCAGCTTATGGCCGCACACAAGTG GTGGGATTTGATCCCCATCACCACATACGTGTCCCTGGGCTTCCTCCCAACCTGTCGGGTATTCCTGGTGGCAAACC AGCTTACTCCTTCCATGTGAGTGCTGATGGACAAATGCAGCCTGTGCCTTTTCCTCCGGATGCGCTGATCGGCCCTGGCATCCCGCGTCATGCACGACAGATCAATACTCTGAGCCACGGGGAGGTGGTGTGTGCTGTCACCATCAGTAACCCAACGCGTCACGTCTACACTGGCGGCAAGGGCTGTGTCAAGGTGTGGGACATCAGTCATCCGGGCAACAAGACCCCTGTATCCCAGCTGGACTGCCTT AACAGAGATAACTACATCCGTTCCTGTCGGCTGCTCCCTGACGGACGGACTCTGATTGTCGGGGGTGAGGCGAGTACTTTGTCCATCTGGGATCTGGCAACACCTACTCCGCGGATAAAAGCAGAACTAACTTCGTCAGCACCTGCCTGCTACGCTCTGGCCATCAGTCCTGACTCAAAGGTCTGcttttcctgctgctctgacGGAAACATAGCTGTCTGGGATCTTCACAACCAGACTCTTGTCAG GCAGTTCCAGGGCCACACTGATGGAGCCAGCTGTATAGACATTTCTAATGATGGCACCAAGCTGTGGACTGGTGGCCTTGATAACACCGTCCGGTCCTGGGACCTTAGAGAGGGACGGCAGCTGCAACAGCATGACTTCACCTCCCAG ATCTTCTCGCTGGGATACTGTCCAACGGGCGAATGGCTGGCAGTAGGGATGGAGAACAGTAATGTGGAGGTCCTGCATGTCACCAAACCTGACAAGTACCAGCTCCACCTGCATGAAAGCTGTGTGCTCTCGCTCAGATTTGCTCACTGTG GAAAATGGTTTGTGAGTACAGGAAAAGACAATCTGCTCAACGCATGGAGAACCCCATACGGAGCCAGCATATTCCAG
- the LOC115048351 gene encoding transducin-like enhancer protein 4 isoform X14, with amino-acid sequence MIRDLSKMYPPARHPVPHQPGQPFKFTVTESCDRIKEEFQFLQAQYHSLKLECEKLASEKTEMQRHYVMYYEMSYGLNIEMHKQAEIVKRLNAICAQVIPFLSQEQQLQAQHLSHGHAIPVPLTPHPAGLQPPLPPGAGTTSLLTLSTALSHQLPLKDERKHHDNNSDHPRDRDSVKSSSVSPSASFRTGEKHRSSSDYSSDSKKQKTDDKELASTRYESDGEKSDDNLVVDVSNENEKSTTPVSKSSTPTSRSDAPTPSSTSTPGLRSAPGKVTAVETLAPGLRTPLAVPCSYPGPFGMVPHPGMNGELSGAGAAYTGLHNISPQMSAVAAAAVAAYGRTQVVGFDPHHHIRVPGLPPNLSGIPGGKPAYSFHVSADGQMQPVPFPPDALIGPGIPRHARQINTLSHGEVVCAVTISNPTRHVYTGGKGCVKVWDISHPGNKTPVSQLDCLNRDNYIRSCRLLPDGRTLIVGGEASTLSIWDLATPTPRIKAELTSSAPACYALAISPDSKVCFSCCSDGNIAVWDLHNQTLVRQFQGHTDGASCIDISNDGTKLWTGGLDNTVRSWDLREGRQLQQHDFTSQIFSLGYCPTGEWLAVGMENSNVEVLHVTKPDKYQLHLHESCVLSLRFAHCGKWFVSTGKDNLLNAWRTPYGASIFQSKESSSVLSCDISIDDKYIVTGSGDKKATVYEVIY; translated from the exons ATGATTCGAGATCTGAGCAAGATGTACCCCCCGGCGCGGCATCCG GTCCCCCACCAGCCGGGGCAGCCGTTCAAGTTCACTGTCACTGAGTCCTGCGACCGGATCAAGGAGGAGTTCCAGTTCCTCCAGGCTCAGTACCACAG TCTGAAATTGGAGTGTGAGAAACTGGCCAGTGAGAAAACCGAGATGCAGAGACACTATGTCATG TACTACGAAATGTCATACGGACTCAACATTGAGATGCACAAGCAG GCGGAGATCGTCAAGCGGCTGAACGCGATCTGCGCCCAAGTCATCCCGTTCCTCTCTCAGGAG cagcagcttcaggctCAGCACCTCTCTCACGGCCACGCCATCCCCGTCCCGCTCACACCTCACCCGGCTGGTCTccagccccccctcccacccGGGGCTGGAACTACTAGCCTGCTGACGCTCTCCACTGCCCTGAGTCACCAGCTGCCGCTCAAAGACGAGAGGAAACACCATGACAACAACAGCGACCACCCAAGAG ACAGAGACTCAGTGAAG AGTTCATCTGTTTCTCCCTCGGCCAGTTTCCGGACAGGAGAGAAGCACCGAAGTTCAAGCGATTACTCTTCCGACAGCAAAAAACAGAAGACGGATGATAAGGAGTTGGCCTCCACACGCTAC GAAAGTGATGGAGAAAAGAGTGATGACAACTTGGTGGTGGATGTCTCAAATGAg AATGAGAAGTCCACAACACCTGTGTCCAAGTCTAGCACCCCAACATCCCGCTCTGATGCCCCAACACCCAGCAGCACCTCCACTCCGGGCCTGAGGTCTGCCCCCGGTAAAGTAACTGCTGTCGAGACGCTTG CTCCTGGTCTTCGGACACCTCTGGCAGTGCCCTGCTCTTACCCCGGACCGTTTGGTATGGTCCCTCACCCGGGTATGAACGGAGAGCTGAGTGGAGCGGGAGCTGCCTACACCGGCCTGCACAACATCTCACCACAAATGAGCGCCGTGGCTGCTGCTGCGGTGGCAGCTTATGGCCGCACACAAGTG GTGGGATTTGATCCCCATCACCACATACGTGTCCCTGGGCTTCCTCCCAACCTGTCGGGTATTCCTGGTGGCAAACC AGCTTACTCCTTCCATGTGAGTGCTGATGGACAAATGCAGCCTGTGCCTTTTCCTCCGGATGCGCTGATCGGCCCTGGCATCCCGCGTCATGCACGACAGATCAATACTCTGAGCCACGGGGAGGTGGTGTGTGCTGTCACCATCAGTAACCCAACGCGTCACGTCTACACTGGCGGCAAGGGCTGTGTCAAGGTGTGGGACATCAGTCATCCGGGCAACAAGACCCCTGTATCCCAGCTGGACTGCCTT AACAGAGATAACTACATCCGTTCCTGTCGGCTGCTCCCTGACGGACGGACTCTGATTGTCGGGGGTGAGGCGAGTACTTTGTCCATCTGGGATCTGGCAACACCTACTCCGCGGATAAAAGCAGAACTAACTTCGTCAGCACCTGCCTGCTACGCTCTGGCCATCAGTCCTGACTCAAAGGTCTGcttttcctgctgctctgacGGAAACATAGCTGTCTGGGATCTTCACAACCAGACTCTTGTCAG GCAGTTCCAGGGCCACACTGATGGAGCCAGCTGTATAGACATTTCTAATGATGGCACCAAGCTGTGGACTGGTGGCCTTGATAACACCGTCCGGTCCTGGGACCTTAGAGAGGGACGGCAGCTGCAACAGCATGACTTCACCTCCCAG ATCTTCTCGCTGGGATACTGTCCAACGGGCGAATGGCTGGCAGTAGGGATGGAGAACAGTAATGTGGAGGTCCTGCATGTCACCAAACCTGACAAGTACCAGCTCCACCTGCATGAAAGCTGTGTGCTCTCGCTCAGATTTGCTCACTGTG GAAAATGGTTTGTGAGTACAGGAAAAGACAATCTGCTCAACGCATGGAGAACCCCATACGGAGCCAGCATATTCCAG
- the LOC115048351 gene encoding transducin-like enhancer protein 4 isoform X3: MIRDLSKMYPPARHPVPHQPGQPFKFTVTESCDRIKEEFQFLQAQYHSLKLECEKLASEKTEMQRHYVMYYEMSYGLNIEMHKQAEIVKRLNAICAQVIPFLSQEHQQQVVQAVERAKQVTMAELNAIIGQQQLQAQHLSHGHAIPVPLTPHPAGLQPPLPPGAGTTSLLTLSTALSHQLPLKDERKHHDNNSDHPRDRDSVKSSSVSPSASFRTGEKHRSSSDYSSDSKKQKTDDKELASTRYESDGEKSDDNLVVDVSNEDPVSPRGSPAHSPRENGLDKSRILKKDAPLSPSSIASSSSTPSSKSKEINLNEKSTTPVSKSSTPTSRSDAPTPSSTSTPGLRSAPGKVTAVETLAPGLRTPLAVPCSYPGPFGMVPHPGMNGELSGAGAAYTGLHNISPQMSAVAAAAVAAYGRTQVVGFDPHHHIRVPGLPPNLSGIPGGKPAYSFHVSADGQMQPVPFPPDALIGPGIPRHARQINTLSHGEVVCAVTISNPTRHVYTGGKGCVKVWDISHPGNKTPVSQLDCLNRDNYIRSCRLLPDGRTLIVGGEASTLSIWDLATPTPRIKAELTSSAPACYALAISPDSKVCFSCCSDGNIAVWDLHNQTLVRQFQGHTDGASCIDISNDGTKLWTGGLDNTVRSWDLREGRQLQQHDFTSQIFSLGYCPTGEWLAVGMENSNVEVLHVTKPDKYQLHLHESCVLSLRFAHCGKWFVSTGKDNLLNAWRTPYGASIFQSKESSSVLSCDISIDDKYIVTGSGDKKATVYEVIY; this comes from the exons ATGATTCGAGATCTGAGCAAGATGTACCCCCCGGCGCGGCATCCG GTCCCCCACCAGCCGGGGCAGCCGTTCAAGTTCACTGTCACTGAGTCCTGCGACCGGATCAAGGAGGAGTTCCAGTTCCTCCAGGCTCAGTACCACAG TCTGAAATTGGAGTGTGAGAAACTGGCCAGTGAGAAAACCGAGATGCAGAGACACTATGTCATG TACTACGAAATGTCATACGGACTCAACATTGAGATGCACAAGCAG GCGGAGATCGTCAAGCGGCTGAACGCGATCTGCGCCCAAGTCATCCCGTTCCTCTCTCAGGAG caccagcagcaggtgGTGCAGGCGGTGGAGAGGGCCAAGCAGGTCACCATGGCTGAACTCAATGCCATCATAGGA cagcagcagcttcaggctCAGCACCTCTCTCACGGCCACGCCATCCCCGTCCCGCTCACACCTCACCCGGCTGGTCTccagccccccctcccacccGGGGCTGGAACTACTAGCCTGCTGACGCTCTCCACTGCCCTGAGTCACCAGCTGCCGCTCAAAGACGAGAGGAAACACCATGACAACAACAGCGACCACCCAAGAG ACAGAGACTCAGTGAAG AGTTCATCTGTTTCTCCCTCGGCCAGTTTCCGGACAGGAGAGAAGCACCGAAGTTCAAGCGATTACTCTTCCGACAGCAAAAAACAGAAGACGGATGATAAGGAGTTGGCCTCCACACGCTAC GAAAGTGATGGAGAAAAGAGTGATGACAACTTGGTGGTGGATGTCTCAAATGAg GATCCGGTGTCTCCTCGAGGAAGTCCTGCCCACTCTCCTCGGGAGAATGGATTGGACAAAAGTCGCATATTGAAGAAGGATGCTCCTCTGAGTCCTTCCTCCAtcgcctcctccagcagcacacCTTCATCCAAGTCCAAAGAGATTAATTTG AATGAGAAGTCCACAACACCTGTGTCCAAGTCTAGCACCCCAACATCCCGCTCTGATGCCCCAACACCCAGCAGCACCTCCACTCCGGGCCTGAGGTCTGCCCCCGGTAAAGTAACTGCTGTCGAGACGCTTG CTCCTGGTCTTCGGACACCTCTGGCAGTGCCCTGCTCTTACCCCGGACCGTTTGGTATGGTCCCTCACCCGGGTATGAACGGAGAGCTGAGTGGAGCGGGAGCTGCCTACACCGGCCTGCACAACATCTCACCACAAATGAGCGCCGTGGCTGCTGCTGCGGTGGCAGCTTATGGCCGCACACAAGTG GTGGGATTTGATCCCCATCACCACATACGTGTCCCTGGGCTTCCTCCCAACCTGTCGGGTATTCCTGGTGGCAAACC AGCTTACTCCTTCCATGTGAGTGCTGATGGACAAATGCAGCCTGTGCCTTTTCCTCCGGATGCGCTGATCGGCCCTGGCATCCCGCGTCATGCACGACAGATCAATACTCTGAGCCACGGGGAGGTGGTGTGTGCTGTCACCATCAGTAACCCAACGCGTCACGTCTACACTGGCGGCAAGGGCTGTGTCAAGGTGTGGGACATCAGTCATCCGGGCAACAAGACCCCTGTATCCCAGCTGGACTGCCTT AACAGAGATAACTACATCCGTTCCTGTCGGCTGCTCCCTGACGGACGGACTCTGATTGTCGGGGGTGAGGCGAGTACTTTGTCCATCTGGGATCTGGCAACACCTACTCCGCGGATAAAAGCAGAACTAACTTCGTCAGCACCTGCCTGCTACGCTCTGGCCATCAGTCCTGACTCAAAGGTCTGcttttcctgctgctctgacGGAAACATAGCTGTCTGGGATCTTCACAACCAGACTCTTGTCAG GCAGTTCCAGGGCCACACTGATGGAGCCAGCTGTATAGACATTTCTAATGATGGCACCAAGCTGTGGACTGGTGGCCTTGATAACACCGTCCGGTCCTGGGACCTTAGAGAGGGACGGCAGCTGCAACAGCATGACTTCACCTCCCAG ATCTTCTCGCTGGGATACTGTCCAACGGGCGAATGGCTGGCAGTAGGGATGGAGAACAGTAATGTGGAGGTCCTGCATGTCACCAAACCTGACAAGTACCAGCTCCACCTGCATGAAAGCTGTGTGCTCTCGCTCAGATTTGCTCACTGTG GAAAATGGTTTGTGAGTACAGGAAAAGACAATCTGCTCAACGCATGGAGAACCCCATACGGAGCCAGCATATTCCAG